From the genome of Oceanidesulfovibrio indonesiensis, one region includes:
- the mobA gene encoding molybdenum cofactor guanylyltransferase → MTTASSMSAAFPGLTGLVLAGGRSRRLGRDKVVLPVSGRCMLERMVDLLQTVCDRVWISGRDPQTVGLGAPLHLEWVPDEIVGKGPLAGILTCLRKAQGPVLAVACDLPLLDQATLETLVTAWRNRSSEHVMTTYLQQETGFIESLVAIYEPTAEPLLAMALEAGRCKISSAIPEKLRCHIPYSQNHAEVFFNVNYPADLAMLRQLGLVHENET, encoded by the coding sequence ATGACTACCGCTTCGAGCATGTCCGCTGCGTTTCCGGGACTCACCGGCCTGGTGCTTGCAGGCGGCCGCAGCCGCCGCCTCGGCCGGGACAAGGTCGTTCTGCCCGTATCCGGCCGCTGCATGCTCGAACGCATGGTGGACCTTCTGCAAACTGTGTGCGATCGTGTCTGGATATCCGGCCGCGATCCCCAAACCGTGGGGCTCGGCGCTCCGCTGCATCTGGAATGGGTGCCCGACGAAATCGTGGGCAAGGGACCGCTCGCCGGCATCCTCACCTGCCTGCGCAAAGCCCAGGGGCCGGTCCTGGCCGTGGCCTGCGACCTGCCCCTGCTTGACCAGGCCACTCTGGAAACGCTCGTGACCGCGTGGCGAAACAGATCGTCCGAGCATGTGATGACGACTTATCTGCAACAGGAGACAGGATTTATCGAATCCCTCGTGGCCATCTACGAACCCACGGCCGAGCCGTTGCTGGCCATGGCACTGGAGGCTGGGCGCTGCAAGATATCCTCGGCCATCCCGGAAAAGCTGCGCTGCCACATCCCATATTCCCAGAACCATGCCGAGGTTTTCTTCAACGTCAACTACCCCGCGGACCTGGCCATGCTCCGCCAGCTCGGCCTGGTCCACGAAAACGAGACATGA